The proteins below are encoded in one region of Grus americana isolate bGruAme1 chromosome 25, bGruAme1.mat, whole genome shotgun sequence:
- the LOC129196336 gene encoding complement component receptor 1-like protein → MPASEPGRQRGRAAVLGLFLTAALVAAVQSACEIPPHLPSAELKEQYRGISTFPHSSVVEYTCRPGYVRNVYARNSFICGINNKWQGSKEICTPKLCTYPGEPANGRLILTGKFSFGSAVTFTCNTGYRLVGNSQIQCVLKNGVVTWDRDIPICEPIPCSPPPEIANGEHSEADKELFEYGASVTYRCNTVKRGETPFSLVGDASIFCTTTDNINGVWNKPAPECKVVNCEHPSVDNGKLLSRYRSEYTYGDSVMFDCNFRYTMNGSDTSTCKENGSWDPPLPLCQLSSCDNPPDVPNAMTVKLAGNLFPVDSVVTYECSKGHQFSFGENTWHIKCLPDFTWSETPRACEKIRCPKPDVRNGRPLYAWEEKDNYVYGQRLEITCNDGYAFQGHSNNLVLQCASDGRWDPEVPECTPEPRCPKPDTTHGKEVYKTKNDYTVGTQVRLACDSGYVLRGHELTECQADVSWAPPLPFCDKVCDRPPQIANGQHSGSGREQFPYGAKVTYSCAEGLSLIGDDSIYCTSDDGVNLVWSGPAPECKVVRCPKPTVERGRMTPQMFTFPYGAAVRFSCDEGFVLRGDAESRCLADGAWHPALPTCQPVVCPIPSGQEGLRIDSFRSLYEVNETLYFRCRRDGTQSKTTCSANGTWIPPLTCKKNAACEKILQNRMDFQCGVPLTELKTLLEVQKLYLEIQKLEKELKPTAYD, encoded by the exons ATGCCAGCTTCGGAGCCGGGGAGGCAGAGGGGTCGTGCCGCTGTCCTTGGGTTATTCCTCACCGCTGCTCTTGTTGCGGCTGTCCAGA GTGCCTGCGAAATTCCACCGCATCTCCCATCTGCGGAACTCAAAGAGCAATACCGTGGCATTTCCACATTTCCCCATTCTTCAGTGGTAGAATACACCTGCCGTCCAGGTTACGTGAGAAATGTTTATGCCCGAAATTCCTTCATTTGTGGAATTAACAATAAGTGGCAGGGATCAAAGGAGATCTGTACAC CAAAGCTGTGCACCTACCCTGGAGAGCCGGCCAACGGCAGACTCATCCTAACAGGAAAGTTCAGTTTTGGTTCAGCAGTGACCTTCACCTGCAACACTGG GTACAGACTGGTTGGAAATTCTCAAATTCAATGTGTGCTTAAGAACGGGGTTGTTACGTGGGACAGAGATATTCCCATCTGCGAGC CAATACCATGTTCACCCCCTCCAGAAATCGCTAACGGAGAGCACAGCGAAGCTGACAAAGAGCTCTTTGAATACGGAGCATCAGTCACTTACCGGTGCAACACTGTTAAAAGGGGAGAGACACCTTTCTCTCTGGTGGGAGATGCCTCTATTTTCTGTACAACCACAGATAACATAAATGGTGTCTGGAACAAGCCAGCCCCGGAGTGCAAAG TGGTTAACTGTGAGCATCCGAGCGTGGACAACGGGAAGCTGCTGAGCAGGTACCGGTCTGAGTATACCTATGGAGACTCCGTCATGTTCGACTGCAACTTCCGCTACACCATGAACGGCAGCGATACATCCACGTGCAAAGAAAACGGCTCTTGGGACCCTCCGCTGCCGCTGTGTCAGCTCA GTAGCTGTGACAACCCTCCAGATGTGCCTAATGCTATGACAGTAAAACTTGCTGGCAATTTGTTTCCTGTGGATAGTGTCGTTACCTACGAGTGCAGCAAGGGCCACCAGTTCAGCTTTGGAGAAAACACATGGCACATTAAGTGTCTGCCAGATTTTACGTGGTCTGAAACTCCACGTGCTTGCGAAA AAATTCGTTGCCCAAAGCCAGACGTCAGGAATGGAAGGCCCTTATAtgcatgggaagaaaaagacaattacGTGTATGGACAGAGACTTGAAATTACATGTAATGATGGCTATGCTTTCCAAGGTCATAGCAATAACCTCGTGCTTCAGTGTGCAAGTGATGGTAGATGGGATCCAGAAGTACCGGAGTGCACTCCAG AACCTCGTTGCCCAAAGCCAGATACCACTCATGGAAAAGAGGtttataaaactaaaaatgacTACACAGTTGGGACCCAAGTGAGGCTGGCGTGTGATTCAGGCTATGTCCTCAGGGGCCACGAACTGACTGAGTGTCAGGCTGACGTGAGCTGGGCTCCCCCATTACCGTTTTGTGATAAAG TCTGTGACCGCCCTCCACAAATCGCCAACGGGCAGCACTCTGGCTCGGGACGGGAGCAGTTCCCCTACGGCGCAAAGGTGACGTACAGCTGTGCGGAGGGTCTGTCCCTCATCGGGGACGACTCCATCTACTGCACCTCTGACGATGGGGTGAACCTGGTGTGGAGCGGCCCTGCCCCGGAGTGCAAGG TGGTTCGGTGCCCCAAGCCCACGGTCGAGAGAGGAAGGATGACTCCGCAGATGTTCACCTTTCCCTACGGGGCGGCCGTGCGGTTCTCCTGTGACGAAGGCTTCGTGCTGCGCGGCGATGCCGAGAGCCGGTGCCTGGCCGACGGCGCCtggcaccctgccctgcccacctGCCAGCCAG TTGTATGTCCCATACCCTCAGGACAGGAGGGCCTAAGGATTGACTCTTTTAGATCACTGTACGAGGTGAATGAAACTCTGTACTTCCGCTGTAGACGTGACGGCACTCAATCAAAAACTACCTGCTCAGCTAATGGCACTTGGATACCGCCACTCACGTGT aaaaagaatgctgCATGTGAGAAGATTCTTCAAAACAGGATGGAT